The Pantoea sp. At-9b genome includes a window with the following:
- the matP gene encoding macrodomain Ter protein MatP: protein MKYQQLENLESGWKWKYLVKKHREGELITRHLELSAAQAAVDTLLTMENSPVDVNDWIAQHIHPDLDNRLKQTIRARRKRHFNAEHQHTRKKSIDLEYLVWQRLAGLAQRRSSTLSETIVQLIEDAERKEKYASQMSTLKQDLQAILGKGDTGNE, encoded by the coding sequence ATGAAATACCAGCAGCTCGAAAATCTTGAAAGTGGATGGAAGTGGAAATACCTGGTGAAAAAACATCGGGAAGGTGAACTGATCACCCGTCATCTGGAGCTGAGTGCTGCACAGGCTGCGGTGGATACGCTGCTGACGATGGAGAACAGCCCTGTCGACGTCAACGATTGGATTGCCCAGCATATTCATCCTGATTTGGATAATCGTCTTAAGCAGACCATCCGTGCTCGTCGTAAGCGCCACTTTAATGCGGAGCATCAGCATACCCGGAAGAAATCGATCGATTTGGAGTATCTGGTGTGGCAACGCCTGGCGGGCCTGGCGCAGCGTCGTAGCAGTACGCTTTCTGAAACTATTGTGCAGTTGATTGAAGATGCGGAACGTAAAGAGAAGTACGCCAGCCAGATGTCGACGTTGAAACAAGATCTCCAGGCTATTCTGGGTAAAGGTGACACCGGGAACGAGTAA
- the ompA gene encoding porin OmpA: MKKTAIAIAVALAGFATVAQAAPKDDTWYTGAKLGWSQYHDTGYYGNGYENNNGPTHESQLGAGAFLGYQANPYLGFELGYDWLGRMPNKGSEINGAFKAQGVQLAAKLSYPITDDLDVYTRLGGMVWRADSTQNNNGVRISDHDTGVSPLAAVGVEYALTKNWATRLDYQWVNNIGDAGTVGARPDNSMLSVGVSYRFGQDEAAAPVVAAPTPAPAPVVETKRFTLKSDVLFNFNKATLKPEGQQALDQLYSQLSSLDPKDGSVVVLGFTDRIGSEQYNQKLSEKRAQSVVDYLVSKGIPANKISARGMGKSNPVTGNTCDSVKGRNALIDCLAPDRRVEIDVKGIKDVVTQPQA; the protein is encoded by the coding sequence ATGAAAAAGACAGCTATCGCAATTGCAGTGGCACTGGCTGGCTTCGCTACCGTAGCGCAGGCCGCTCCTAAAGATGACACCTGGTATACCGGTGCTAAACTGGGCTGGTCTCAGTATCACGATACTGGTTACTACGGTAACGGTTATGAGAACAACAACGGTCCGACTCACGAAAGCCAGCTGGGCGCAGGTGCCTTCCTGGGCTACCAAGCTAACCCGTACCTGGGCTTCGAGCTGGGCTACGACTGGCTGGGCCGTATGCCGAACAAAGGCAGCGAAATCAACGGCGCATTCAAAGCACAAGGCGTTCAGCTGGCTGCTAAACTGAGCTACCCGATCACTGACGATCTGGACGTGTACACGCGTCTGGGTGGCATGGTATGGCGTGCTGACTCAACTCAGAACAACAACGGCGTTCGCATCAGCGACCACGACACCGGCGTTTCTCCGCTGGCTGCTGTTGGTGTTGAATACGCACTGACCAAAAACTGGGCAACTCGTCTGGACTATCAGTGGGTTAACAACATCGGCGACGCTGGTACCGTTGGCGCACGCCCTGACAACAGCATGCTGAGCGTCGGTGTTTCTTACCGTTTCGGTCAGGATGAAGCTGCTGCACCAGTTGTTGCTGCTCCGACCCCGGCTCCGGCTCCGGTTGTTGAAACCAAGCGTTTCACCCTGAAGTCTGACGTTCTGTTCAACTTCAACAAAGCAACCCTGAAACCGGAAGGTCAGCAGGCTCTGGATCAGCTGTACAGCCAGCTGAGCTCACTGGACCCGAAAGACGGTTCAGTCGTAGTACTGGGCTTCACCGACCGTATCGGTTCAGAGCAGTACAACCAGAAACTGTCTGAGAAACGCGCTCAGTCTGTTGTCGACTACCTGGTATCTAAAGGTATCCCGGCTAACAAGATCTCTGCACGTGGCATGGGCAAATCTAACCCGGTTACTGGCAACACCTGTGACAGCGTGAAAGGCCGCAATGCCCTGATCGACTGCCTGGCGCCGGACCGTCGCGTTGAAATCGACGTGAAAGGTATCAAAGACGTGGTAACTCAGCCGCAGGCTTAA
- the sulA gene encoding SOS-induced cell division inhibitor SulA, protein MRTQFSGTADRSHRFATSDVAQPSLGGITELRYSEQPGMMQLLLLPVLKQLSLQSRWQLWLTPAHKLNRHWMQQSGLPLDKSMHITECERYSTVESMVKALRTGNYSVVLAWIPYELNDDERRELKLAAAEGEALGLIMRPQGHEGVLSRQSSASKIPSDLFH, encoded by the coding sequence ATGCGTACTCAATTCTCTGGCACCGCTGATCGTTCTCATCGTTTTGCGACTTCAGACGTAGCGCAGCCCTCTTTGGGCGGCATTACCGAATTACGCTACAGCGAACAACCTGGAATGATGCAGCTTCTGTTGCTGCCAGTACTGAAACAATTGAGCCTGCAATCACGCTGGCAGCTGTGGTTAACGCCTGCGCATAAGCTCAACCGTCACTGGATGCAGCAGTCGGGTTTGCCGCTGGATAAGAGCATGCATATCACTGAGTGCGAACGCTACAGCACAGTAGAAAGCATGGTGAAGGCGCTACGCACCGGGAACTATAGCGTTGTGCTGGCGTGGATACCTTATGAGCTAAATGATGATGAACGCCGCGAACTGAAACTGGCTGCCGCAGAAGGCGAAGCGCTGGGTCTGATTATGCGTCCTCAGGGACACGAGGGAGTTTTGAGCAGACAATCTTCAGCGTCAAAAATTCCCTCAGATTTGTTTCATTAA
- a CDS encoding TfoX/Sxy family DNA transformation protein: protein MKKSHPMVEQSKTHLAALGDIESRTQFGGYTLSVEKVVFAFINDDALYLRACEAVTNYATQCPMEPLIYSKRGMPVTLSYYKVDTHLWQKPEQLMQLSASALRAAREELQTRYVSLRLKDLPNLSLRMEMMLHKVGIRSVKHLCEIGAKKSWLKLRAINKNIGLKTLLALEGAISGHHEAALPREVRDELCAWYQKTLR from the coding sequence ATGAAAAAATCTCACCCGATGGTTGAACAATCAAAAACGCATTTAGCCGCCTTAGGCGACATAGAATCTCGCACGCAGTTTGGTGGTTATACCCTGTCCGTGGAGAAGGTGGTCTTTGCGTTTATCAATGACGACGCGCTTTATTTGCGAGCCTGCGAAGCGGTGACGAACTATGCGACGCAATGCCCGATGGAGCCGCTGATTTACAGTAAACGTGGGATGCCGGTAACGCTCAGTTATTACAAAGTTGACACGCATCTTTGGCAGAAACCGGAACAGTTAATGCAGCTATCAGCGAGCGCGTTACGAGCGGCGCGTGAAGAACTACAAACGCGCTATGTCTCGCTACGGCTGAAGGATTTGCCTAATCTCAGCCTGCGCATGGAGATGATGTTGCACAAGGTCGGTATCCGCTCAGTCAAACACTTGTGTGAAATAGGTGCCAAGAAGAGCTGGTTGAAACTGCGTGCCATTAATAAAAATATAGGGCTGAAAACACTACTGGCATTAGAAGGGGCGATCTCCGGCCATCATGAAGCCGCGTTGCCTCGTGAGGTGAGAGACGAACTTTGCGCGTGGTATCAGAAAACGCTCCGCTAA
- the yccS gene encoding YccS family putative transporter, which translates to MMHEALPGWRRYLFNSSLRYLLRIFFALAGCAAVPWWLQQIEWTIPLTLGVVAAALADLDDRLAGRLRNLLITLVCFCIASVSVELLFPHPWAFVLGLALSTWGFILLGALGQRYATIAFGALLIAVYTMLGVGLFSQWWMQPSLLLVGALWYNLLTLIGHVMFPVRPVQEQLAASFSQLARYLDAKANLFDPDGGEQDDANLIATAMVNSQLVAQLNLTKSTIQSRLRGDRGSRSTRRSLHYYFVAQDIHERASSSHLQYHQLRDDWRYTEVLFRFQRVLNMQAQACRQLAEALFLRQAWHHDTHVERAFERLETALQRLQQNAPDDAHIRALFWLLRNLRAIDAQLASIESEQQLAQPATSSDDNLSSDGPGGWADIRLRISRHLTPSSALFRHAVRMSLVLCIGYGFIQITGVHRGYWILLTSLFVCQPNYNATRRRLALRIGGTLAGIAIGLPVLWLVPSIEGQLVLIVLSGVLFFAFRQIQYAQATLFITLLVLLCFNLLGEGFEVALPRVVDTLLGCGLAWLAVAFVWPDWRFRQLPAVAERTLNANCRYLDAIMEQYHQGKDNRLAYRVARRDAHNADAELASVVSNMSNEARYQQTLRENAFRLLCLNHSFLSYISALGAHRVRLNDATLLKLLDDAVCFVDDVLQIERVSDAEATQMQQVLLHRLTAMTASAETQAPLVLQQLGLLIALMPKIARLRRTLATE; encoded by the coding sequence ATGATGCATGAAGCCTTACCCGGCTGGCGCCGCTATCTGTTTAACAGCAGTTTGCGTTATCTGCTGCGCATCTTTTTCGCCCTTGCCGGTTGTGCAGCGGTTCCCTGGTGGTTGCAGCAGATTGAGTGGACGATCCCCCTCACACTTGGCGTGGTGGCCGCTGCCCTGGCCGATCTTGATGATCGCCTGGCCGGGCGTCTGCGCAATCTCCTGATTACGCTGGTCTGTTTCTGTATCGCTTCGGTATCCGTTGAATTACTGTTTCCACACCCATGGGCTTTCGTACTCGGCCTCGCCCTCTCCACCTGGGGGTTTATTCTGCTGGGTGCGCTCGGCCAGCGTTATGCCACCATCGCCTTTGGTGCGCTATTGATTGCGGTGTATACCATGCTCGGCGTGGGCTTGTTCTCACAATGGTGGATGCAGCCATCACTCCTGCTGGTAGGTGCCTTGTGGTACAACCTACTGACCCTGATTGGCCATGTCATGTTTCCGGTACGTCCAGTGCAGGAGCAACTTGCCGCGAGTTTTTCTCAGCTGGCGCGTTATCTGGACGCCAAAGCCAACCTGTTTGATCCTGATGGTGGCGAGCAAGATGATGCGAACCTGATTGCTACTGCCATGGTCAACAGTCAGCTGGTGGCTCAACTTAATCTGACCAAAAGTACCATTCAAAGCCGGTTACGCGGCGACCGTGGTTCACGCAGTACCCGACGCAGCCTGCATTACTACTTCGTGGCGCAGGACATTCATGAACGCGCCAGTTCTTCACATCTGCAATACCATCAACTGCGCGACGACTGGCGCTATACTGAAGTGCTTTTTCGCTTCCAGCGCGTGCTTAACATGCAGGCACAAGCCTGCCGCCAGTTAGCTGAAGCCCTGTTTTTACGTCAGGCCTGGCATCATGATACGCACGTTGAACGCGCCTTCGAACGGCTGGAAACCGCGCTGCAACGCCTGCAACAAAATGCCCCGGACGATGCCCATATTCGCGCGCTGTTCTGGTTGCTGCGTAATTTGCGCGCCATCGACGCGCAACTGGCGTCGATCGAATCTGAACAGCAACTGGCACAACCGGCCACATCCAGCGATGACAATCTTTCCAGCGACGGCCCAGGTGGCTGGGCGGATATTCGCTTGCGCATTAGCCGTCATCTCACACCGTCATCGGCACTTTTCCGCCACGCAGTGAGGATGTCGCTGGTATTGTGCATCGGCTATGGGTTTATCCAGATTACCGGTGTGCATCGCGGCTATTGGATTCTGCTCACCAGCCTGTTTGTCTGCCAGCCAAACTACAATGCCACCCGACGTCGTCTGGCGCTGCGTATCGGTGGCACGCTGGCCGGGATTGCCATCGGGTTACCGGTACTGTGGCTGGTGCCTTCTATTGAAGGGCAGCTTGTGTTGATTGTGCTCAGCGGTGTGTTGTTCTTCGCGTTCCGCCAGATACAGTATGCTCAGGCAACGCTGTTTATTACCCTGCTGGTATTATTATGCTTCAACCTGCTGGGTGAAGGTTTCGAAGTCGCACTGCCACGCGTGGTGGATACCCTGCTCGGCTGCGGCCTCGCCTGGCTGGCGGTGGCTTTCGTCTGGCCGGACTGGCGCTTCCGCCAGTTACCCGCTGTTGCCGAGCGGACCCTCAATGCCAACTGCCGCTACCTTGATGCGATCATGGAGCAATATCATCAGGGGAAAGATAACCGTCTGGCTTATCGTGTTGCGCGTCGCGATGCGCACAACGCCGATGCCGAGCTGGCTTCGGTCGTATCCAACATGAGCAATGAAGCGCGTTATCAGCAAACGTTACGTGAAAATGCCTTCCGGTTGCTGTGTCTGAATCACTCTTTTCTCAGCTATATTTCAGCGCTGGGCGCTCATCGTGTCAGGTTAAATGACGCCACGCTGTTGAAGCTGCTGGATGATGCCGTGTGCTTTGTTGACGATGTTCTGCAAATTGAACGCGTCAGCGATGCGGAGGCCACGCAGATGCAGCAAGTGCTGCTGCACCGCCTGACAGCAATGACGGCCAGTGCCGAGACGCAAGCGCCACTGGTGTTACAACAGCTGGGATTGTTAATTGCTCTGATGCCTAAAATTGCGCGTCTACGCCGTACCCTCGCAACGGAGTAA
- a CDS encoding YccF domain-containing protein, with translation MRTVLNILNFVLGGVFTTLSWLLATLVSIVLIFTLPLTRSCWEITKLSLLPFGNEAVHIDVLRPDSKNQVMNAGGTFLNIFWLVFFGWWLCLMHISAGIVQCLTIIGIPVGIANFKIAAIALWPVGRRVVSVEEAQAAREANARRRY, from the coding sequence ATGCGCACCGTGCTCAACATTCTCAACTTTGTACTGGGTGGTGTTTTCACCACCCTGAGCTGGTTACTGGCGACGCTGGTCAGCATCGTTCTTATCTTCACGCTGCCATTAACGCGTTCCTGTTGGGAGATAACTAAACTTTCGTTGCTGCCATTCGGCAACGAGGCGGTACATATCGATGTGCTGCGTCCGGACAGCAAAAATCAGGTGATGAACGCCGGTGGAACCTTCCTCAACATCTTTTGGCTGGTGTTTTTCGGCTGGTGGTTGTGCCTGATGCATATCTCAGCCGGTATTGTTCAGTGCCTGACCATCATTGGCATTCCTGTTGGCATCGCGAATTTCAAAATTGCCGCCATTGCCCTGTGGCCCGTCGGCCGCCGTGTCGTCTCTGTTGAAGAAGCACAAGCAGCACGGGAAGCGAATGCCCGTCGTCGTTACTAA